The DNA segment tatcaatatttctaaaaatcctgtgcaacacagcagaaccaagcacattgacattagacatcactatatcagagagcttgttgatgataaagttatcacactggagcatgttgacactgaggaacaaatagcagatattttcacaaaggcattggatgcaaaacagtttgaaaaactgaggggcaagctgggcatttgtctgctagaggaattatagcagctactgcaatctgaacgtgctcaaacgtatcacttaacattaatagcacgttcactacaaagcaaattcgaccgttgcttcacacgtccctctacattcctcattcaaacttatattttcgtggtaatctcgttttcagcattccccaacagctttcagaaatttacgaaatcattccaaaggctctgcatttccatggctacctcaccaaaagaaacttcagctcctagttcacccgctgtaccatcatctccatcatccaccaaagcaccatcaatccaggaacaacctgaattccatatccaacccatacaggtgattcctggtcaagcccatgttcctgaaaaactggttcccaaacgacaacagggtgtgaagatttctgaaaaccctagtcttgcaacaagtcctagggaagtagacacagagatggacaagaagacccgcagtattgtgagtaacattctgaaaaatgcttctgttcctgatgctgatgaagatgttccaacatcttccaccccagatgttgctattcctgatgctgagaaagatgttccaacatcttccacgcCAAATActgaagccctcccttcacccagtgaagaggaatcaacagaagaagatgatcaagccacagaagagacccctgcaccaagggcaccagaacctgctccaggtgacctcattgaccttgaagaggtagaatctgatgaggaacccattgccaacaagttggcacctggcattgcagaaagactacaaagcagaaagggaaaaacccccatcaagaggtctggacgaatcaaaactatggcccagaagaagagcactccaatcactcctaccacatccagaaggagcaaggttgcaatcccctccaagaagaggaaagaaatttcctcatccgattctgatgatgatgtcgaactagatgtctcgacatcaaagagggccaagaaatctaggagaaaggtgcctggaaatgttcctgatgcaccattggacaacatctctttccactccattggcaatgttgaaaagtggaaatatgtgtatcaacgcagacttgcggttgaaagagaactgggaagagatgccttggattgcaaggagaccatggacctcatcaaggcagCAGGACTgatgaaaactgtcaccaagttgggagattgctatgaaagtctagtcagggaatttattgtcaacattccctctgacataacaaacagaaagagtgatgagtatcaaaaagtatttgtcagaggaaaatgtgttagattctcccctgctgtaatcaacaaatacctgggcagacctactgaaggagtggtggatattgatgtttctgagcatcagattgccaaggaaatcactgccaaacgagtccagcattggccaaagaaagggaagctttctgcagggaagctgagtgtgaagtatgcaattctgcataggattggcgctgcaaactgggtacccaccaatcatacttccactgttgccacaggtttgggtaaatttctgtatgctgttggaaccaagtccaaatttaattttggaaactatatttttgatcaaactgttaagcattcagaatcctttgctgtcaaattacccattgccttcccaactgtattgtgtggcattatgttgagtcaacatcccaatattttaaactacactgactctgtgatgaagagagaatctcctctatccctgcattacaaactgtttgaggggacacatgtcccagacattgtctcgacatcagggaaagctgctgcttcaggtgctgtgtctaaggatgctttgattgctgaactcaaggacacatgcaaggtgctggaagcaaccatcaaagccaccacagagaagactgaTGTGAGCTACTGTAACTacgagtagctgatagaagatacTGCAgctagagcatggagacagggggagcagaaaggtGATGTCACGtaagatgtcttgacatcctggaaaagactagtagctgatagaagatgctgcagtgaactgcttcacagcagtaggagcatggagacagggggagcagaaagctgatgtcacgtgagatgtcttgacatcctggaaacgacttgcaacttaccaattccgctgtgcttgattactctgataatgaaagttgctgatcccacttgcataactgctcgtacctgctcaggaagtgtctaagtatgttttagacaaaatttgccaaagggggagattgttagtgcttagcttcactgagctttaaaagattggctaaaattttgttaaaacataagcacttagacaatgaaggaaagctggagttgctgcacatgatgtccaacgttatgtcaaagaataagatcgggctgcacaatgcacaaggcaagatgaaatgtcaaatgaagaattgaagctgcaggattcacgatgtcggatacaatgtccaggacatcctgcccgaaaatactggagttgctaaaagcattgaagctgcaggatccacgatgtcggatacaatgtccaggacatcctgcccgaaaatactggagttgctaaaagcattgaagctgcaggatccacgatgtcggatacgatgtccaggacatctggcccgaaaatactggacatataaatctgttatatctttaacagattattgtgcagttagcaagagataagatgatctatctttaggaacgaattaaaagaaaattaaagttcgaattacaaactagaagagttcgttcagggattaaagattaaagattaaagataaaaactaaaagatcaaactgtatcttttagatctttaagtgcagattttttcagaagaatgatagatctcatccagcacaagaagttgcagcccagatacgctcactgctatataaacacgaaggctgcacgagttctgtaccaagtccggattgaagagttattttgtgagttttgggacttgagtgatttgtgagccaccttgatgttatcctaacatcaagtgttggacctgagtgtgtagagttgatctctagtttgtgtagagttgatctctctagtttgtgtagagttgatctctataggttgtgtggagttgatctctattgttcagagagtaatctctggtgtgtatttgatttaattgtaaacacgggagtgtgattgagagggagtgagcggggtttctcatatctaagagtggctcttaggtagaggtcgcacgggtagtggttaggtgagaaggttgtaaacagtggctgttagatcttcgaactaacactattttagtggatttcctccctggcttggtagcccccagatgtaggtgaggttgcaccgaactgggttaacaattctcttgtgttatttacttgttgaatctgttcatacagtcaaacacaatctgcatgttctgaagcgtgatgtcgtgacatcctgtacgacatctgtccccagtatcagaatttcaagaacaattatctttttcaaaaagaaatttaagtttattgaaaacacaattcaacctccccttgttgttttattttattcacttCATTTATAACTAACCAAATAGATTTTAAGAATTCTCAAGAATCATGATGTTCGAAaatcaggttttttttttacaaattctcTACTCTATCAAAAACCTccctttaattaaataaatttattttataggtTAAGTTTGTAAAGTTGACTTATCACcgattagttttttaaatatatttttatactttcctATAAAGCTTATTAAAGCTAGATAAAACAAAGTAATTGTTGGAGGATCATAAACCACTTTTTTTTGCTAACAATGGTATTGGTACAAAGAAGCCCTGCCAGAAGCGGTGACTAATCTTCGTCAAAGACTATGAGCATACAAGAGATGAGTGTACGTATTCCCCTCCCAACGTGATTTATTCATACCCAAGGACTAACCAGGATTCAAACTATGAATCATTTGATTAAGCGACACAAGCCGCTACCACTTGTGTCAACCGTTGTTAGTATCATAAACCACATTTATAAGCTTAATTAGACACCTTCTCACtccatttaataaattattttgaatattactttttattaatatgttggTGTGAAAATAAGTCAATTGGTCAGTCGTGTCATCTTATTACCAACAAGTGATTTCCTTTAGGCGACTAACTCAAGAAAGAAATTGTGTCCCCTAATTGAGGGGTTCCTAGTTCACTCTAATGAGCTTTCTAGCAATCGTTGAATTGAAGTTTCTATGTTATGTTACTTCTATGAAATTTGCAGTAAAGGAATTTGATAAACATCATGGGACCAGTCAACCAAAAGTTTAAATACCAAAACCTAAAATGTCAAAAAGTCCAGGGACTAAAAACGTAGTTTatctcattattatttttatatataatatatgttaattaaaaaattaatgggtTTGATGATTTGATGAAAGATTGAAAACTTTAAAATGAATGTTGCAACttgcaattaaaatgaatgtaATTAAGGGGTGAGGCACACACATTCTGAGTAACAATGTAACGGGGATGGAGGTATATATGGCATTTTATGTATTTGCTTTTGCTTCATCGTTTTTATATTAGCTTATAAATTTGAGTAAAAGATGTATACCTTTATCTTGTTATACACTACTAATCTTGTGTTGAATTCAGgtgcattttaataaaattttagcttataaaaataatttcatttttaaaattaataaataaatttaaatattgatcCGTCGATTCAACCCGTTTGTAAATGGAttgggtttttaaaaaaaaattataaaatcaaaccCAACCCATTCAAATTTGATTGGATTTGATCATAGATGTGACCAAATCCGATCAAACCTTACCCTTGAACACTCCTAATTTAGTGTTCTAAGTTATTGAAGAGAGAGactaaaaatacaaacaaaaaattgagaaaCTAAAACTAGACACCTTATTATTTATGACCTTTTTTGTTTGAACATTATTTGAGTTTTATGTGAATCTAATGAGACAAATTTAACacattgaattaattaaaaaggttcaaaatcatatcctaaaattaaaaataattgtcattttaaaaTGACAACATTAATTCAAATTTGAGAATTAAAGGAGAatgaatctttaaaaaaaacaatgactaaaataaattttaataacaagATGAAAGACCAAAGTATATTTGAattggagagagaaaaagagtacAAATGAAAGACATTCAAATGCTACAAGTTATTTGAATTCCATAAATCAATCCAAACTTGTAACAAACTATTAACATTTTTGGCAGAAAATTCGACTTTCCTGTGTCTTCTTGCCCTAAAGCTGGGCCCCGGAGCCTTTCTTTGGCTCTTTCACGTTCTAATAATGACAAGCAGGGTTGAGGACATTGCGGAAAAAGGAACCAAAACAACTTCAGTTTCATCGATACATAATATATATCTTCTGCTTCATCACATAATATTATCAGTTCTGCTTCATCTATACATACAAAATATTACTAACTTAGTTCAACATATATTGTTGGCAATCATGTTGAGCACTAACCCAATAGCTATCCTTGTGATCTTAATTTCCCTCTTCTATTCAGCATCTAAGGTTACCTCCACCAGAATACTCGATAGGCTCTTTCTCCCTTCATTATTGACAGGCCCTCAGTCCCTTGCATTTGACTCCATCGGTGGAGGGCCTTACACTGGAGTTTCTGATGGGAGAATTCTAAAATATGAGGAAACTTATTCTGGTTTCGTCGAATTTGCTTACACATGGCAAGACAGGTATGTATCTGTCTGCTACCATCAGGATGGATGATGAGtctatcttttattttgttgatttaattgtactttttattcctaatttttaaatttttaaaaaaatttattcttaattttttaatttgacatattttattcttaaattttaacaaactagtgtatttatccttaattattttatttctttcataattacattttttatttccacctttttatttttttgaaaaattttacacttctttttattattttacaaattttactcccgatttattattttttgtaaattttactcTTCACTTTTGTGTTTATTTGATAAATGATTGAGGTAAATTTTGCAAGTTTCTTAAAGGTTAGGATAAGATGtgacaaattaaaaagttagaataaaatttgtcaaaaattaaaaagttgagggtaaaatatataattaaatctttttttttttttatgcaaccAAAGCCATTGTTGGTGCAGGAACAAGACAATATGTGATGGCATTTCTGACTTCTCAACACTTCAAGAAACATGTGGGAGGCCTTTAGGATTGAGTTTCTACTATCAGACAGGTGAACTGTTCATAGCTGATGCTTATTTGGGGCTTGTGAAAGTACCTTACTATGGAGGTGCTGCAACCCAACTTGTCGCTCATGCACAGGGAAGTAATCCTTTTGGATTTCTTTCCGGTGTGGATGTAGAACCTGATACCGGAACCGTTTACTTTACAGAAGCTAGCTCTGGCTTCAAGCTCAGGTAATACCATACTCACGGTTTCACTTTTTCATGTGCTTGCATAGCTTGCTTGTGATGCAAATGTGGACAAAGTCAGTTTGTTTGTACCTTGTACGTAGCTCAACTAAGCAAGGCTCAATCTTCAGGATGGGTTCTAATGATGTCAGATGTTTGATCCtttatcaaagaaaaacatgaaaaatgcaACACCTATTCTATTTCTGTCTAGTCTAGGCTGAGTGAGTTTGGGTAAAAATTTGcaaaaactaatttttgaatgaaattttaagtgattttatgttaaaaaaaaataatggattaactaaatttttaattaaatttgatttttagaccataaatatttgtttgacaGGTTAAAATCTCTCAACTTTTTTTCATTAcggtttttaatttctaaatttttgtttgactatgTAATGTCcctaaagttttaaaaatgtaaGTTTCTAgtctataaatttttaaaaaatttgatttttagttcttaaaatctcattaaatgaataaaaataatggattcaaatttttatttaggaactaaattttttaaaaatttaatgactTTGACCAGTCAAACAAaagtttagagactaaaaattttaataaaaaaattgaagaacattgatcaattaaataaaaatttaggaattaaaattgaattttgaaaaagtttaaaaactaaaaagtgaattaatccaaaattaatttattaagggAAACTTGAGGTATAAAATTTTGGATCATTAAAGCTGCATCAAGTCaaagtcatttttttaaggTGAGCAAAACATGTAATTTTGTATCTAAGAAACCAACTATGCACTAATTATAATTGTGGCACTTGAATTTTGCAGGGATATCCGTGAACTACTAAAAAACACAGATGATTATTCTGGAAACCTATACAAATATGATCCAAGCACCAACCAAACCTCATTGTTGCTCAGCAATCTTGCTGTGGCAGCTGGGGTGGCAGTAAGTGGCAATGGTTCATTTGTCCTTGTTAGTGAGTGCAATGCCCACAGAATTCGCAGATTCTGGCTTGCTGGACCTAAAGCAAATACTTCAGAAGTATTCTTGCAGCTTCCAGGAAGACCAGAGAACATAAAGAGGAACTCCAAAAATGAGTTTTGGGTGGCAATGAACTATCCTTTTGGGACACCTCCACCCCCAAGACCTCCTGTTTTGCCTCTAGGACTCAGAGTCAATGAGGATGGTGAAGTTTTAGAGGCTGTGCCTCTTGTCGATGAGTTTGGTACTGAATCAGTCAGTGAAATTCAAGAGTTTAATGGAACACTCTATGCTTCCTCCCTGCATGTTTCCTATGCCAACATTTTCAAAGTCTAGTTTTGTCACTGCTGCATTTGTGGGGTTATAAACAATGGAAGagacattttaaataaataaagatttatTGATCCTTACATGCCATAGCACCAGCAAACCTCATTGCCTTGTAATCTTTTGCAGAATTgtttgaggtattttttttttatccgtagGATCAGGTACCAGAAGATTTACAACAATTCGATTGAATCCATAACATTAATGGTGAAATCAGTGGGGTAGGAGGCAAATCAAAACCCCTTTCTGTTTTCTTCATTCTGACTGTAAACTCGACGTCGTTAGCAATCTTACTGACCAAAGATCAATTCCTTCCCTACGTtaacatatatgaatttttttttatccataagaaTTAAACACAATAAGAGAGCTTATAACATTTATACACTTTCCTCAACCAATTAAGTTAGACTCCCTTAGTAACATATATGAATTTGATAATTAGTATGTAGGTACCACTCCAAAAGTAGTTATATCCCGAATTTGAATTCTCACCTGTTGTTGAATCATATGATTTGGTTTTATTAATATagaaaacaaagattttatCAAGTAAATTATGGCTCGTTTAATTCTCAcctattttttaatgatatgtattttaattctcgCCTGATTCTCAATATGCCAGATATATGATTTTAAGGttcactaattaaaaaaaaattgcctgTCTCTTTTTAACAAAAGCAAATCATATTCGACAAGGGGAAGATCCGTATCCATTATATCACTTTCATCTCATGAAGCCCCGGGAAGCAAAAGCTATTTGTGCTTATAAAACAGTAGTAATTAGGCTGTATCAGAAGATTTTGTCCCTCTAAATTAAGCATCCGTTACCACTTTTGTCTATTGTTACTCTTCAACCAATATTTCTTATCCACTAAACAAAGAAGTAAAATTGAAAATCTGTCACTTCCCGTCCAAAGAAGCTAAGAGGGAGAACTTATTCCCATGGTTTGATTAGTGGATTGAGAAGACAAATAGACAATAGCAGAATTTGGAGCAGTTGAAAATATGGTAATGAGTATTAGAGTATATTGTTCAATAAATGGGTAGCCACAATTGGCCCTGATAGCAAGTTGTTTTTACGACTTTTGGtacaattttttcataaaatgggtaaattatgaaaaaattctaAAGATGATTTCAAGGGAAAGAAATAATGCTTCCAAAATGCCAATttcactttttcaatttttatttttttgttttttgtttt comes from the Glycine soja cultivar W05 chromosome 6, ASM419377v2, whole genome shotgun sequence genome and includes:
- the LOC114416658 gene encoding protein STRICTOSIDINE SYNTHASE-LIKE 11-like isoform X2, which codes for MLSTNPIAILVILISLFYSASKVTSTRILDRLFLPSLLTGPQSLAFDSIGGGPYTGVSDGRILKYEETYSGFVEFAYTWQDRNKTICDGISDFSTLQETCGRPLGLSFYYQTGELFIADAYLGLVKVPYYGGAATQLVAHAQGSNPFGFLSGVDVEPDTGTVYFTEASSGFKLRDIRELLKNTDDYSGNLYKYDPSTNQTSLLLSNLAVAAGVAVSGNGSFVLVSECNAHRIRRFWLAGPKANTSEVFLQLPGRPENIKRNSKNEFWVAMNYPFGTPPPPRPPVLPLGLRVNEDGEVLEAVPLVDEFGTESVSEIQEFNGTLYASSLHVSYANIFKV
- the LOC114416658 gene encoding protein STRICTOSIDINE SYNTHASE-LIKE 11-like isoform X1; this translates as MLSTNPIAILVILISLFYSASKVTSTRILDRLFLPSLLTGPQSLAFDSIGGGPYTGVSDGRILKYEETYSGFVEFAYTWQDSHCWCRNKTICDGISDFSTLQETCGRPLGLSFYYQTGELFIADAYLGLVKVPYYGGAATQLVAHAQGSNPFGFLSGVDVEPDTGTVYFTEASSGFKLRDIRELLKNTDDYSGNLYKYDPSTNQTSLLLSNLAVAAGVAVSGNGSFVLVSECNAHRIRRFWLAGPKANTSEVFLQLPGRPENIKRNSKNEFWVAMNYPFGTPPPPRPPVLPLGLRVNEDGEVLEAVPLVDEFGTESVSEIQEFNGTLYASSLHVSYANIFKV